The region CCCCGAGGCGACCAGCAGAACGCTGGAGAGGTATTGCATCGCGGCCGACCGCCGATCGGGTGCCGCGAACGGGTTCTCGGCCTCGAAGACGGTTACGAACTCGTTGACGATGTACAGGAGCAGGATGCCCCCGAGGAACGCGACCCCGTACTTGGCGCGGGACGCGCCGCCGAGCAGCGCCAGTTCGTCGTACGCGTAGAGGGCGACGATCGCCCAGAAGACGAGCGAACCGACGGTCAACAGGCTCTCGAACGACCGGTGCATCGGACCGGAGTCGGTGGGCTCGGCGTCCTGGCCGATCTCGGGCGATTCAGCTGCCATCGGCGTCACCTCCCGCTACCGATCCGCGTACCTGACGAGCGATCGATGGGTGGATTGAGTGCATATCGATAATGAAATCGCGAGGGAACTCGGTCGTCGTACTTACTCTTCGTCGCTGCCTTCAGCTTCGCCGCGAGTCCAGGCGTCGTCCCAGACGCCCTTCTCTTCGAAGAAGTCCGCGACGCCGGGGTGGACCTCGAGGTCCTCCACGACGGCCTCGGTCATCGACTCGGCGTCGGAGTGGTCGAGCGTCGTCGGGTCGGACTCGCGGAGCGCCTCGTGGTGCTCGTGTGCGAGCCGGGCGATCTCGTAGGTCGCGTCCGCCGGAATCTCCGGTCCGAACGCCCACTGCGCGGCGAGCGCCCAGCTGGTCACCGTGTCCGTGATTCCGGTGACGTCCTGATTCCAGCCGTAGGGCTCGAACTCCGTCTTCAGCGCGCCCGGCGTGTCGTCGATCGCTTGCTCGAACTCGTCGTGGATCGGGATGGCTTGGAGCTCGGCGCGAGCGTCGACCTCCTCGACCCAGGAGGAGAGGTCGACACCGTTGGCGCCGTAGATACATAATGCGTCGACGCGGCCCTCCTCAACGGCGCCGGCCACGTCGGTGGTGTCGCCCTCGTAGATGTTGTCTGACTCGTCGAGGGACTCCCACATACCGGCGCGGTTGATGACCTCTTCGGTCAGTAGGCGGGTCCCGAACCCGGGCTGAATCGGGTAGATCGTGTGGTCGCCGTCGACGATGTCGGCGGTCGATTCGATGCCCGAGTCCTCGGTCGCGACCCAATACATCTCGAGGCGCGTGAAGACGAATCCCTGCATCGGGAGCTCGTCGACCGGGTCCTCGTCGAAGGGGGCTTCCTCGTTCATCGCCTTCGACAGCGAGTTGTTGTCGACGGCCATCCCGGGGATGTTGCCGCCGTCGAACTCGTGGAGATTCGCGGTCCAGCCGCCCGTGACCTGCGGATCGACCTGCACCGAGTCGCTGTGTTCACTCGCCGCGCGAGCCAGGGCCTGGGCGGCCTGCTGGCTCGAACTGTTCTGTGAGGTCGCGCCGATCGTCACGGTGGTCCGGTCGCCGCTACCGAGACAGCCGGCCAGGCCGATCGCGCCGGCCGCACCGGTCGCTTTGAGCACATCACGCCGCGTTGCCCGAGTTTGTTTTGCCATGTAATCCCACGCTTGCATTGGCATGGTTTAAGGATGTTGGATTGTCCGTGATGGATCATCACTAATCGTGCTGTTTAATTTGGTGATATTTAATCTAGGATGATTATTTTAATACAGATGGTGTGACAGTTGTTGATCAGCATCTAGATACCGTGTCTGATACGGTCGAGAAATGACCAATACGGCTGTTTCCTCAGGCCGAACAAAACGATATTATGTTCGTCTGAGCAGAACAACAAGAAAGACGAATCCGAGAAACGCCATCGCGGCGAGCATCGTCCACCCGGCGTCGTACCCCGTCACGTCGACGAGAAATCCGAACGTCGGCGGGGCGATCAGGGCACCACAGTTGAGCGCGATCTGAGCCCCGGCGGTCGCGCTTCCCATCTCTTCGGACGGGACGATCGATCCGATACAGGAGTAGTAGACGCCGGTGAACCCGAGGATGAAGAACCCTAGTAGCGAGAACAGGACCAGGCCAGTCAGCGCCGACCCGGCGAACGGAACCGCGAGGAAGAGCACGACGGATGCGGCCGCCTGCAGACAGAGGATGCGAAGCGTCGAGACGGTCAGCGGCGCCGAGAGGCGATCGGCGAGCCAGCCGAAGGCGAGGCGGCCCGCGCTGCCGGCGACCTGGGCGGCCGCGAGCGTAACGCCGGCGACGACGACGCTCGCGCCGACGGCCTCGTCGACGTAGAGGATCGTGTAGCCGACCGTCGTGAACAGCCCCGCACCGAGGGCGAACCCGGCGGCGATCAACAGGAGGTACGACGGTTCGGCCAGGCGCGCCCGGATGCCGTCCCGGCCCCCGTCGCTGCCGCGGCCCCCGGCGTCGTAGCTCGCCCAGAAGACGATGCTAGTCGCGGCGGCGACGCCCGCGGCCAGCAGGAACGCGACCTTCCAGCCGAACCGCGTCGCGCCGAACCAGGGCACCAGAACCGAGCTGATCCCGCTGCCCGCGGTCACGCCGACCTGCTTGATTCCCATCGACGTGTTGAGCCGCTCGTCCGGGACCGCGTTGAACACCGCCTTGTTGGTCCCCGGCATCGCCGTCGCGTAGAACGCGCCGACGACGAACACTGACGCGAGCAAGACCAGATACGTCGGCGCGACCGTGACGCCGACCGCGCCGAGGCCGAGGCCGACCAGGCCGCCGACCAGCGCGCGGTCCTCGCCGTACTCGTCGATGAACGAGCCGATCGGGAGCAGGAAGACGGTATACCCGAGCGTCAGCGCCGTCATCATCACGCCGACGAGCGTCGCCGAGACGCCGAACTCCTCGCGGACGAACGGCGTTACCGCGTAGACCGAGTAGAAACAGGCGCTCGCAGTGAGCTGCCAGAGGAGGATGAGCGCGGTGTATCCCTTCCAGCCGCGCACCCGGATTCCGGACTCGAAGACGCTGCTCATCGATCGATCACCGCTTCCGGTCGACGACTCGTCGGTACCGTTCGGACGACGACTCGCGCATCGATTTCGGCCACGGGTTCTCGTCCATTCCTGGGTCGTGTCTCTTGGATAGGAATTTCGACAGCGGCGAAGAGGTGGTAAGAATAGTGACACGATTCGGGGCCGGCCGAGACGTCGCCGCGATCGGTTGGATCGGCGTATCCTCGCCCCGTTGCAGGCACGGGCAGAAGATTCTCCCCGCCGGAAGGCCGAAACGCGGATATGGAACAGACGACGCTCGCCGTCACCGACATGTCCCGTACTGAGTGCGAGCAGACCGTGACCGAGGCCCTCGAAGCCCTCGACGGGGTCGCGTCGGCGCGAGCCGACCGCGAGGCCGACGAAGTACGCGTCGAACACGACGAGTCGCGGATCGATCGGGCAAGCCTGGCGGGGACGATCGAGGACGCGGGCTATACCGTCGAGGCCTGAGAAAGGAGCGGGTCGGGTCGGATCGGACCCAACGGTGTCCGTCGGACGCAGGTCGGACGCCAACGGACAAACGGT is a window of Natrinema salifodinae DNA encoding:
- a CDS encoding TAXI family TRAP transporter solute-binding subunit — protein: MAKQTRATRRDVLKATGAAGAIGLAGCLGSGDRTTVTIGATSQNSSSQQAAQALARAASEHSDSVQVDPQVTGGWTANLHEFDGGNIPGMAVDNNSLSKAMNEEAPFDEDPVDELPMQGFVFTRLEMYWVATEDSGIESTADIVDGDHTIYPIQPGFGTRLLTEEVINRAGMWESLDESDNIYEGDTTDVAGAVEEGRVDALCIYGANGVDLSSWVEEVDARAELQAIPIHDEFEQAIDDTPGALKTEFEPYGWNQDVTGITDTVTSWALAAQWAFGPEIPADATYEIARLAHEHHEALRESDPTTLDHSDAESMTEAVVEDLEVHPGVADFFEEKGVWDDAWTRGEAEGSDEE
- a CDS encoding MFS transporter, producing MSSVFESGIRVRGWKGYTALILLWQLTASACFYSVYAVTPFVREEFGVSATLVGVMMTALTLGYTVFLLPIGSFIDEYGEDRALVGGLVGLGLGAVGVTVAPTYLVLLASVFVVGAFYATAMPGTNKAVFNAVPDERLNTSMGIKQVGVTAGSGISSVLVPWFGATRFGWKVAFLLAAGVAAATSIVFWASYDAGGRGSDGGRDGIRARLAEPSYLLLIAAGFALGAGLFTTVGYTILYVDEAVGASVVVAGVTLAAAQVAGSAGRLAFGWLADRLSAPLTVSTLRILCLQAAASVVLFLAVPFAGSALTGLVLFSLLGFFILGFTGVYYSCIGSIVPSEEMGSATAGAQIALNCGALIAPPTFGFLVDVTGYDAGWTMLAAMAFLGFVFLVVLLRRT
- a CDS encoding heavy-metal-associated domain-containing protein, with amino-acid sequence MEQTTLAVTDMSRTECEQTVTEALEALDGVASARADREADEVRVEHDESRIDRASLAGTIEDAGYTVEA